One stretch of Arachis hypogaea cultivar Tifrunner chromosome 20, arahy.Tifrunner.gnm2.J5K5, whole genome shotgun sequence DNA includes these proteins:
- the LOC112783152 gene encoding protein TIC 55, chloroplastic: MALLNPSLPHTQAFLPLRLSATPSKQTSPLLWTTLSSYPFKPLSRRMKHARCEAVADIKAEPLVEGEGEEEEEDHKVLMGPSSEEERRGERVVADYDWTQEWYPLYLTNNVPDDAPLGLSVFDKQLVLFKDPNGVFHCFEDRCPHRLAKLSEGQLIDGKLECLYHGWQFKGDGKCVKIPQLPADAKIPRSACLKSYEVKESQGVVWVWMSPKTPPNVNKLPWFENFARPGFQDVSTIHELPYDHSILLENLMDPAHIPISHDRTDWTAKREDAQPLHFEVTERTDRGFAGWWGKEQEGSLPNFLRFEAPCVLQNNREMVDKDGQKHYFTGLFLCRPTGQGKSMLIVRFGGTKRSPLAKLFPKWYFHQNACKVFEQDMGFLSSQNEVLLKEKVPTKELYLNLKSSDTWVAEYRKWMDKVGHGMPYHFGHSTISLPKEPAVVEHAPAGLIAGQSASNPAKGGTGTMHAPNLANRYFRHVIHCKGCSTVVKAFEAWKNALSAVAIAFAALSILVSGRQWKTLLLGSAALCSAGAYACSSAIALNTTNFIRTHRRL, encoded by the exons ATGGCCTTGCTGAATCCATCTCTTCCCCACACCCAAGCCTTTCTTCCTCTCCGTCTTTCTGCTACACCATCCAAGCAAACTTCACCACTACTATGGACTACTCTCTCTTCCTATCCATTCAAACCATTGTCAAGGAGGATGAAGCATGCAAGGTGTGAAGCTGTGGCAGACATCAAAGCTGAGCCCTTGGTTGAaggggaaggagaagaagaagaagaagatcacaAGGTTCTTATGGGgccttcttcagaggaagagagAAGGGGTGAGAGGGTTGTTGCTGACTATGATTGGACTCAAGAGTGGTACCCTTTGTACCTCACCAACAATGTCCCTGATGATGCACCTCTTGGTCTCAGTGTCTTTGACAAGCAGCTCGTCTTGTTCAAGGACCCCAATGGCGTCTTCCACTGTTTCGAAGATCGTTGTCCACACAG GTTAGCAAAACTATCTGAAGGTCAGTTGATTGATGGAAAGCTTGAGTGTCTATACCATGGATGGCAGTTCAAAGGCGACGGAAAATGTGTAAAGATACCTCAG CTTCCAGCTGATGCTAAAATCCCAAGATCAGCTTGTCTTAAATCATATGAGGTGAAAGAATCCCAAGGAGTTGTTTGGGTATGGATGTCACCTAAGACACCTCCAAATGTCAATAAGCTACCTTGGTTTGAGAACTTTGCTAGACCAGGGTTTCAAGATGTTTCAACAATTCATGAACTCCCATATGATCATTCTATTCTCTTGGAAAACCTGATGGATCCTGCTCACATTCCAATCTCACATGACAGAACAGACTGGACTGCGAAAAGAGAGGACGCACAGCCACTGCATTTTGAGGTAACCGAGCGAACTGATAGAGGGTTTGCTGGTTGGTGGGGAAAAGAGCAAGAGGGCTCACTGCCGAACTTCTTACGGTTCGAGGCTCCTTGTGTGCTCCAAAACAACAGGGAAATGGTTGATAAAGATGGTCAGAAACACTACTTCACTGGCTTATTCCTCTGTAGACCAACAGGGCAAGGGAAATCCATGCTGATTGTGAGAtttggaggaacaaaaagatccccattAGCGAAATTGTTCCCTAAATGGTACTTCCATCAGAACGCTTGCAAGGTGTTTGAGCAGGACATGGGATTCCTGTCATCCCAAAATGAAGTTCTATTGAAAGAGAAAGTTCCAACAAAAGAACTATATCTGAACCTAAAATCATCAGACACTTGGGTAGCCGAATACCGGAAGTGGATGGACAAAGTAGGGCATGGGATGCCGTATCATTTCGGTCACAGCACCATTTCGTTGCCCAAAGAGCCTGCTGTAGTTGAACATGCACCAGCAGGACTCATAGCAGGACAATCAGCATCAAATCCAGCAAAGGGTGGCACCGGAACAATGCATGCCCCGAACTTGGCCAATAGATACTTCAGGCATGTGATTCATTGCAAAGGTTGTAGCACGGTGGTCAAGGCTTTCGAAGCTTGGAAGAACGCCCTTTCGGCTGTAGCCATTGCATTCGCCGCATTGTCGATTCTGGTATCTGGGAGGCAGTGGAAAACCCTTCTTTTGGGATCCGCAGCACTGTGCAGTGCTGGAGCCTATGCATGCTCTTCAGCCATTGCATTGAATACAACAAACTTTATCAGGACACACAGGAGATTGTAA
- the LOC112784922 gene encoding agamous-like MADS-box protein AGL90: MGRGRIPMELIEKEKARKATFLKRKNGLIKKVYEFSTLCGVDVCVIIYGPSFDGGKSTEAETWPQDPKEVQRIIQKYHNTTIDRRPRIYDVQEYYRDRVKKIEGEISKVHKEKLKIMYPTWDDSFNDLREDQLRMFLSILDSKILACNQRINMLKQDPKGKTMVQSKPSFEDVSHFNFMPNMSQAQFLPHLPMTPIIDDTPQLPFYPLQVGQSSSQSSPLLFDQNSGTVDWEQQVGACSTHDKGNIQSMQPYSFALSQYQDMPHEFQVINGLYDANMLHHQVQMFNYMHERK, translated from the coding sequence ATGGGTCGTGGAAGAATACCAATGGAGCTGATTGAGAAGGAAAAAGCTCGGAAGGCAACATTCCTAAAGAGAAAGAATGGATTAATAAAGAAAGTGTACGAATTCTCGACACTTTGTGGTGTTGATGTTTGTGTAATCATCTATGGCCCCAGCTTTGATGGCGGAAAATCCACCGAAGCTGAAACATGGCCCCAAGATCCTAAGGAGGTACAGCGAATCATTCAAAAGTACCATAACACAACGATTGATAGACGTCCTAGGATCTATGATGTTCAAGAGTATTATAGAGATAGGGTTAAGAAGATTGAAGGTGAGATTTCTAAGGTGCACAAGGAGAAGCTTAAGATCATGTATCCTACTTGGGATGACTCATTCAATGATCTTAGGGAGGACCAATTGAGAATGTTTCTTAGCATTTTGGATTCTAAGATTCTTGCTTGCAATCAAAGAATCAACATGCTAAAGCAAGATCCTAAGGGAAAAACAATGGTACAATCAAAACCCAGTTTTGAGGATGTTAGccactttaatttcatgccaaacaTGTCTCAAGCACAGTTTCTTCCTCATCTTCCCATGACACCCATTATTGATGATACCCCCCAATTACCATTCTACCCTTTGCAAGTAGGGCAAAGTTCATCACAATCTTCCCCTCTTCTTTTTGACCAAAATAGTGGGACTGTGGATTGGGAGCAACAAGTTGGTGCTTGTAGCACTCATGACAAAGGGAATATACAATCAATGCAGCCATATAGTTTTGCTCTATCACAATATCAAGATATGCCTCACGAGTTTCAAGTTATTAATGGACTCTATGATGCAAATATGCTTCATCATCAAGTTCAAATGTTCAACTACATGCATGAAAGGAAGTAG
- the LOC112783153 gene encoding uncharacterized protein, which translates to MATGARCRGGSAVVSETLQLQGKIVISPSIKYYYKRSSCGPLRVRASTADSSSDFAKRMERAWLISQQPKPIACSSCNSKGHIECKWCSGTGFFIIGDNMLCEVPSKNTSCIICSAKGSMCCSDCQGTGFRAKWLEHPPSSQ; encoded by the exons ATGGCCACGGGTGCTAGGTGTCGCGGTGGGTCTGCGGTGGTTTCCGAAACGTTGCAATTACAGGGTAAAATTGTCATATCACCTTCAATCAAATACTACTATAAGAGAAGTAGTTGTGGGCCGTTAAGAGTGCGCGCGTCCACGGCTGATTCTTCCTCCGATTTCGCAAAGCGCATGGAACGCGCCTGGTTAATCTCTCAG CAACCAAAACCAATTGCGTGTTCATCTTGCAACTCAAAAGGGCATATCGAATGTAAATGGTGTAGTGGTACTGGTTTCTTTATTATTGGCGATAACATGCTTTGTGAAGTTCCTTCCAAAAACACCAGCTGTATCATTTGTTCTGCCAAG GGATCAATGTGCTGCTCTGATTGTCAGGGAACAGGTTTTCGTGCTAAGTGGTTGGAACACCCCCCTTCTTCACAATAG